CACTTCCATAAAGAAGAAGGCCCATCTCAAATATATTATCTCTCATCTTTCTTATCATATACTAAATCCCGGATGCTTCTCTTTATTCTCCACTAGTGTCCCTTTCAACTTGTCGCTTAGGATAATTGGAAGCACTAGTcatccagaaaatcaatttttagacCAACTTTACTttatctttttcacttttatatatattgtattaCCTCCCAGCACAACTACCGGCACAGATATTATGTTTAAGCAGAAATCACATCCTTTACCCTTTTACCTGCTTTACCTTTTTGCCTATAAACACACATCATCAAGTACGATAAGTACGATTCTGCCCTTCTATCCAACCCTATGCTGACCTGAGCTTTTCATCATTACCATTTTATGGCGTTTTGATATGATTTGAATCGTAGATTATAATAACTGACATCCTTTCTAGGGTGATTCAAGAACTATCTACTTTCAATCTTTAACAATTCATAAAAAACTTAAACCTTTCGAGTATGCAAAAATGCTGCTCTATTTATCAAATACTTTCTCCAAAGGGAAATGCAGTAGACCTATCTTAATATGACATTTACTCGGCAAATTTCGTGTCCAACATTAGTTGCTTCGTCTTAGCAAGAACAAGAATTAGAGGTAACAAAGTTCTTGACTGGCACGAGGAATACACCCCAGTTCATCCCTAAAGCGATCCCCCGACCAACAATTGCAGTACTTCACGCTGACCTGACTGAACTTGAAGTCCAGAAAAGTTAGATCAATATATCTAAAACTCGAGGAAGCTCGTAACTGAAAGTGTAAGTCCGTATCTGAGCTTAGAGAACCCGAAAACTGACTTCGACCAGAAAATTATCTGATTCTAAAATAACCTGATCTCGAAACtcgctcaattttttttatttaagactCTAACAGGAATAGCTAGTAAAAAGGAGAGCAAGTGCAAACATTTATATTACATAGTAATGTGGGAAGAGCGACCTTTATATCCAGAAAGTTAATTTGCTCTAAAGAGTTTCCAAATGCAATGAATTCCTGCAAATGGCTATGCATtgtgaggagaaaaaaaatatagtccAAAACATGGGGGCTACTTTGATAATTTCCACTGGAGGTCACGGTCAATGCTTTATCACTAATTTAACACCAAATCATCAATCCACTAACTTCATAGACTTATAAAGCCCTACAAGAGAAAAGAGGATGGCCTTCaccttttaattttcaatagtAAACTTAATataagggagaaaaaaaaacataaatttgcaCCCTCCATCACAGAGTATTAAAAGTTTCCTGTTTATCTATACATTGCCACTCAAACTAACTCTAATGCGCATAATAATTTGGTATAGGCACTGCAATGGTCTCCTTGGGCTAATGCAGAAGCATCTCATGAtttagcttctctctctctctctctctctctctctctctctctctctctctgtgaaagCAAAAGAACTGAatcgagaaagaagaaaggtgaTCATGAGAATGGGGGTCGTGCTTCTGAAGATCAAAATCAGTCTCCTCctaatcctcctcctcctcccagCTTCACTTTTCACATCGTGTCATGCAGGTGGGTCTTTTATCATCATGTGGACTTGcagcttttgttgtttttcgCATTATCGTCAAAAGTATGAATAACGACAGAATAAATCTCATTGGTCTATCCCGAGGAGTCACTAGAGAGCAGAGAGTATGTCCCATGATTCAGGAGACGTGGGAATGTGTATCAAATTAGTTTTTACGGTGCTGCTGCTCAATGTGTATAAAGCATGGGGCGTGTTGTTGGCAGGTCGAACCTTCAAGTCCCTGGATAAGTTGGCTAAGGAAGTGGATGCGAGTGAAAGGGCTGATCAAGAGGTTTGTGttcattgctctctctctctctctctctctcgggtttTGTTATATTATTGTCTGGTTTTCCGCAGCCAAAACCTTAATATTTGGCACTTTAATTTTCATgacgagaagaagaaaaggaagaaaaattatCGCTAAAATGATATTGTTCCTTAAAATAACATCAAAAAATGAGTTGATAAACAAGGGATATGGATGCAAAAATCCAGCTATCTGGTGGCTCATGGAACACTCTACACATCTCATGAATAGGTTAAGTTTAGACCGTCAATCTATGTAAGTAGTCTAGACTCATAACAATTTGCGCTATATTGATGGCCTTTCTGATTTGAAATTCTCTAATGCATCAACCAATTGTGTGAACGTTGGATTTaacataataaataagaaaatcacaCATAGGGATGAAAGTGCCTTCTCGTTTTTATAGTTATAAACAGGTGATACCACGGATCAAATGTGAAATCGGTGCCTATTCACGCAGAGTTGTAATTTTAGAACTTCGCTCGTAGCTTTTAATTGCTTGTCAATAGGAAGCATGGAAAGcgacaacatcatcatcagcGGAAAAGGAGTTAGCAGAGACCAACATCATCCACGAAAGGCTCCTTAGAGCAAACGCCAAGGACTACGGAAGGCTCGATCCAGCACCGGCTGTTGCCAGGCCTCAGCACAAGCCCGTTCCCAACTGATGGAGAAACCCAATGACTCGCCGAGAAGCGAGCACTACATGCCACTACATATTATAAACTatagattaaataaattactGATTACTATGGCTCTATCTCTTACGATGTTTTGTAGCATGTCCTAATGTAAATTGAAGTATCATCTATATATAATGTGCTAAGTTTTGAGTGCTGGTAGTAATTTAATATTGTGTTTCCTTGCATAGGTAGCTTTTGATCAATTCAATCCGTCTAGATTGAATtttaacattttacattttatttacTCAAAATCTTGTAAGTCCCACCttgtgactttttttctttaattttgaaatacttgaaaattttataaaaaaaatattcagaATTGAATTAGCACGATTGctataaatttagatttttttgataattttcttgtgGTCTCTCATAGCACCAAATTTCAAATTAGGGCTCTCCAATTATTTGAATCTGGTGGCATGTTATGGGCCTCCGGTTAAAAATGATCTGCTGCCAATAAATGGGCTAAGCCCATGGCTCTGATTTAATCAAAGCTGATCATGGCTTGCACTTTCTTGATTATTCATAACTATGCATTAGAGCGGGaggaaattacaaaaaaattcctaaacctattgctTTTGCGTCAATTTagtttaaacctttcaatttgaccaattaagtcctaatcattttgaaaatttgccaatgtagtcaaTTGggctaattttgactaaaaatcgTTGATGTGAACGCCAACTATTCTACGTGATACAACCGAtattgacatgaacaatttttgcaatgtttatttaaaatatatatatatatgtattttaattctttctcCACCTGGCCTATTAGGGGCGACCTCACTAGCCTTGTCAACTTCGGGGAAATTGCTACTGATTTAGTCTAGATTTGGGCTTTTTCGCATGTGTGATTTCATGGTTTTGCTCTCACAGGTATTAAATCTATGTGCATTCAACCTTATTATTCTGAACAGCAATGGTGTTAGGGACGCTCAATCTAGGTATGCACCAGCGAAAAGAATAGTCCTAACAATAGATGGAGATTAGATGTGTGTTCATTACTTAAGATGGATTTGATAATCGGCCATTGATTTTGCTTTAAAAAGTTATAGATCTACTCCTTGAGTGTGTGACCCCTAATCATGttttgttttggattttgtCTTGGTTTGCAATTAGACTGTGATTGTCTATTATATATCTGCGGAAATGAAggaatgtttttttttgtttttgaaaaagataaaattttgattCATGCATTTTAAATCTAAATGCTTGCTAGATTTTCCCGGCATCAACTTCAAGAACCTCGAGATTGATGTGAGCAACTGTTCTAGACTTCGTTTCTGGGATCCAAGATCAACCACGTGCCTTACTCGGTCATCAACTGTATGCATTAAGCATACATATTCAATGAATGTGAAGACTTATATGTGACAATTTATGGGTCCTAATCTGTGGCTGTGTTTAGCTCTCCAAAGTCTTGCGGAGATAATGCCGGTCTTCTTCTAAGCAAAATTCGTTAAAAACGAGAGAACAGGACCTGTTACTTGGTCCTAGATTATTATGCTGTATCAACCACCGATTTATTTCTTGATCCCCATGATGGTAACATCCTTTATCACAGGAATAATTTGTCAGCTAGTAATAAAGCATCGAAAATGTTCTTTGTTAAAATCAACATCATTTTTCGTACTCCAACAATATTAAGGTATCACGCtttgttgaaaatatgtcaCGAACAGATAATTTAGTTTAAGTAGATTTCTGTTTCACCAGTTTTTATCTCCATGAAAATCTTTCACCAAAAGttgctttttggttttattatgaAAGACTTAGGTTATGTGTTAAGTTTGGATGAAGAATGTCAAATGCAAGGAAGACTTTTTTCATCGACTTGTATATACAACCTCGACAATTGATATTTAAGCGATTCGATGACTAACAATCCTTGAGCACAAATTACAtcgaaatttaatcaatgatgcaATTTGCTCATCAACACCAGGCTAATCTACActtttaacataaactaagcggAATTTAATCTACGACACAGCTTGTTTTAGGTGTAGagctagaatttaatcaatagCAATACTCCTAGATAATAAACACAACGcttaaatttaatcaacgacgTTGGGTTTGTGGAACAACACCAGAATTCAATCGACGATGTTGGACCGGTAAAGATATACCAGAGTTTAATCAACGACGGGAATCTAGGAAACTACAGCTAAAATgcgataaaattaaaataaagcaaagatAGTTGTTGTGTGTTGTTCAGTGGGTCCTTCTTGATGGAAATGCTTCGGTATTTATAGGGAGCTAATATTCCTTAATCAGTTGCTCTTCTTTGGGCATTACTCTTTGCATTCACCACGAGTTTCATCTCTTTGAGATGACTTTGTCCTTTAACGACTGTTTTCTGACTTGTTGACGATACCCGTGTAGCTTGCTCATCAAGCAAATAACTGTTATCTATTTTTACGCACGTTTCTTGTACCAGTTACTCTCGCTCGAGTTTTAATGCTAATTTCACTTAGTCTACAATTCTGGTACACTATCTTCATAGCTTAACACGCGGTTACTAATTACCTAGTCGTCGACTCGAGGCTCAGCTTCTAGAATTCCATCGAGGCTCGGCTTAGGTTAACCTCCACAAAAGCTATTTCCCTATGATTTTGTGAACTAAAATGGGGTGTTTTCATTCGAAACTCTCTCGTGACCAGCATGTGGTTCCCATGAATAAATTTCGGTGTCAACATATACcctcttttaaaataaataaatttgaattcatttcttttaaagaaatacCTTATTTTTCACAGCCTCCTAGGGTGATCATGTCTTTCTATCTTTTGACACTTTTTCTCTAATATGGATTCTCATTCCTTATATTATCTTGACACGTCTCCTCTAATTTcgcaaattttctcttttcttccttgagGCACTGTCTTCTACCAGTCTCTCGCCAAGGTACTCATcacttttttcatcttcttgccTTACCCTATTTTCACATTCCCTTTGCAATTCCCTTCATCTATGGCTCATCGTCTCCAGGCATGGCACCCAAGAAATCCTCTGAATATGACTCATCAAACTACATCAACATTTTGAGCACTCTCTAAATGGGGAGTATGCTAAAGTTGCCATTTCGGGCTATTGAATGAGATCGAGGATGTAATGGGCTACTTCCTTCTGGGTCCCAACAATATCAACTATAATAGAATTCCTCCTTTAGTCAAAGCTTGCTTTCCTATTAAGCGTGAGACTTTAGCTTTTCGACACAACTCCTTTCGAGATGTCTGGTCTTCAGCCTGTCCTCGGTTTCGCGGGTTTCCTTCATTCAAAGCAGATTTCCATAAATGATATCTTCGATTTAGGGATGATGAACCAATCCAAATGGCTTGGATGCATGCTGGAATCAAGAAGACGCTCATGATCAGTATGTCTTCCCATGACGTAAACCGTGGATTGGTGGGATCTGCAGTAAGCTTTTGGTCCCCTTCAATTGACTGCTTTCTTTTCCCTTGGGGACCCATGACTATCACCCTTTTGGACATGCATAGTATAGTCGATTTTCAACTACTTGGCCATTCTGTTGAGCAATTGACTATGATTGGGATTCCTTTTCTCATCTCGGATGGTGTCTTTACATATAGTAAATTCCTTGAGCGTTTTGGTAAAGAGACTAGCCCTGTTGATGAAAAGGAGTGTATCGTCTTTCTGTTGTATTGGTTGTCAAGATATATTATCTATTGTGCTACACTTAAAGTGAACAAGGATTATCTTCAAATAGCCGTAAATCTTGCGAGTGGTAGACATATTGCTCTAGCTCTAGTAATCCTTGCTTACTTGTATAGGGGGTTGGCACATGCTTTAATGGTCATGAAAGTTGAAAAGAGCAGTGCCATCTTTGGTCCCTTCTGGTCTTACAAGCCTAGATGTtgttatattttagatttctttttaatttaggTTCTCGTGATCTGCCTCGTTATCACTTCGCCAAGCTCATGAAGCCTCCGCTAGGCTATCAATTTTTGAAACGTTTGCCTAAGAAGGTCCCTCGGGTGtctctccttttcttcattattttcaAACCATCTTGGAAGTTGATCACAGGAATATTGACTTTTTTCCCTATGAGAATGAAGAACATTTTTATCTCTTTGATCTCGATAGTGTGAAATTTTTGCAAGATTTTGGGTTCGCATCTTATCCCCAATAGACCTTTCACTATGGCTGTCCATGAGGGGTCGATTCTACCCGAGTTTTGAAGTATATTCTCCTCATCATTGTGCAAGACAATTTGGCTTCTTTCAAGCCGTTCCCATGCTTGTCCCTTACTTTATGGATTTCTCtcaaccaaagaagaaggaatataATCTGGACGATCGCAGACCCTTAATTTGCTGTACTAAGATAACCCAGACCGTATATACTACATATTCTCAATATCTTCAAAGAGATTTCAAGCCTTATCCTGGTCAACTTCCTGAATGGGTGACATGGTGGGTCAATTTCACCCATGAGGGTCCTTACGAAAAGGGAATTATAATAGGGGTCGATCAAATTGAAAACAAGGAAAAACTGAAGAAAGGTCATCGAGCCATTGATCCTGATTTGTCTTCCGCTCTAGTCGGACTTGATAGCCATGCTTTGCCCAGTAATCTTTTGCTTAAATCGAGTAATCTTTCTCCCAAGTCTTTATCTAGTGTGAGTGAGCCCGAGGAACCCAACAACCACACTATTAACCTTCCTGATGACTCAAATGAAGGTATTCAGTTTCTGCTTATAAGTTCTTGCAAACTCCAcgtatttctctttctttgtacTTGTCCTTTACTCACATGAGGCTGTACATTTCAAATTCATATAGAGAACTACTAGCACAACtattgaagaaaaggaagaaaacttcCCCTGTTTCCCCAAGGAAGCAACTCAAAGTACTTCTCGATGTCTCTGTTTCAACTATTTTTGCTTATTTAAGAAGCTCTAACAATTGATATTCCACCACATTCTGTTTCTTTGGAAAAGACTCCTGCAGAGATATTCCAATTACCTTAATCCCTTCAACAGGGCTTTCTAGTACCGTCAACGATGGGGCAAATGATGCTCCTATTGTCCCTACTTCCTTATCAAAACTTCTTAATATTGTCGACGATACTGTTTCTTCTATTCCTATCGTCCACTCTCCATCAAAATGTGATGATCCTAACTCTCTTGCAATAGTTGTCCATTGTAAGCTTATTGACTATCTTTCAGTTAGGAATATATTGTGTATTTTGTAATGACCCTTTATTTATGAACAATAGCTAAGCCTACCATCGCGACATGCAACATTGATTGTGTTGCAATTGGAACGACTAGCAATATTAAACACATTAAAATTCCTGCTGCTTTCACATTTATTCCATCTGATGCTCCAGTTAGTCTTGGTATGCATTCCCTTGCTTGATCCTTGCTAGTTTTTTTACTAGCTATCTAGTTTTATAATTAACCTTGTATTTCTAGCTGACCTTATTGCTGAGGTCCCTCATCCAACTCCCAGCATTCTTATTACAGAGGCTCCTATTGTTGTTGCCACCGAGCCTTCTGATCTTAGCCCCATTGTTCTTGCCGTTGAAACTCCTTCACCAGCTTTTCAAACTGAAGCTCGCATAAATATATCTCTTCAATGTAAGCCTCAAGCGACAACTTCTCCAGCATTGGAGACACTCAATTGGGCTAAAATCATTTTAAATGTTAATCCCTATGATTTAACTCCTAGTTGTACTCTCAATCTCATGAATAATGACAAGGTAAGGTTCAAATTGTCAAAGTTTATGGATCTGTCAGTAGGAGGAACTTGCAAAATTATGCATGACTAGAAGATCTTTCACCAACTTAAGACCCTGTCAAGTCAACTTGGTGACGAAAGTAATGAGTTCAGTGCTATCCTTCCTCGAGAGCTCAAAGAAAAGTTTCAACAATTCTCCAAAGGGTACCAAGGTATCTTTGACAAGTGTCGTTACCATATTGACCAAGTACAACAACTGACTCTTTTTTAGGATGAAAATATAGAGCCTAATGTTGTCGTAATGGGACTCACCTAAAATGTGTCAGAATAGAGTAGATCTCTGAAAATCCTTATAGGCAAAGTCACTGAACTCAATAAAGAAGGAGCTCGTCTTATGAGGGCATTTCAAGATGTTTGCCAGAAAAAGATGACCAATCTCGGGCAACAAATGAAGTAGAAGCTAAGTTAAAGTCCTACGTGTCAAAGATTCAGGagttgaagaaaaatgaacaccTCCGAATGATGGATTGAGAAAGGCAGCACAGGATTCGAAAAATTGAGCATTTCTCATGGATGAACGAGCTTGATTCTATAATATTTGGCCTCCAAAATGATGTGAAATCTTTCTTGTACTCCAAGAAACAAGCCAATATATAAATGGGTTTTGCTTCTTTATTTCTCCATTATTGCATGAAACCCGCGCTTTTTGTGCCAAGTATACTCCTATTTTCATGCATCCACATTTGCACAAGCGTCCTTGAAATATGGCAAACAATTACTGGGCTAGACCTACTTATACCTGGCTTTCGTATATTGATGCTCGCATCACTTCTACCCGTCATGGCTAGCTCTTGTTCTTTTGCAATTAGTGCACAAGCTACTCTTCATATCCATCGTTTTGAGAACCTTCAAGCATATGAAACTCAAAAGTGACTGTCCCTTTCATACATGGACCACGATCCCGGGACACAACGTGTCACCTTGGGCCCTCATTTCAAATCGACGCTTCCACCATATCTCTTTATTGAGCACTTTTCTCGTCATTATAAAGAAGTTTTTCCCATCAATCAGTCACATGTTTTCATGAATCCCTGGTCGACACCCAACTCCCATTTCaattcatttccttcttttgataGGCGTTTCTTCAAGTGGCATAGAAGATTGAAACCAGAAATGTAGGACATATGAGAAGTAGCCAAAATTGGAGAAGCACTTTCTTTTAGTTATAGCGATCGATCCGGTTGAGTACGGCCTCATTGGAGGTCTTTATTGAAGATCACCATCGACAAATTGTTTCTTCTTGCCAACCAGCCAGGTAACAATCACTCCACTTGATATTTGGTCATTAATTGGCCTGTCTCATTTCATAGACCTTCATGGTTAGTGGCCGTGCGCTTGTCCAGACTTTTGTAGTGTTGCATTCACTAACCTGCCATTTAATGAGTTTATGGATAACTTTGCCAAGTCACCTGGACCTATGTCCTCCCAAGAGCATGTGGCATTCCTTATGTATTGGCTGTGCTGTTACGTTTCCTGCTTGCCCAACGCTTCTGTATCccaagactttatcaatataGCCTATACCCTCTCTCATGGTATTGATGTAGGCCTTGGCCGTATGGCACTTAGTGCATTGTATAAGGGCCTCACCAAAGCACAGTCTTCTTTGTTTAGCCTCCACCCCACACCATTCGTCGGTCCTTTATGGATCATGCTTGGGTGGTTGCGAACGTACTTTCCTCAATTATATTCTAAGGACAAGACCCCTCCAATCCATTGGCATGAGGCTCATGAAATTGCAGCTGAGGATCAATTTCGGTTGTGAAAATTTTGCAGCACACTTCTACCAACACCTGAAAGATTCTCTGTGTTCGAGTGTTTCCTTGGCTGTTTGCTTTCCTTAGAAAGCTTTACCTTCTACAAGTTCAGTGTTGATTTCCTATGTAGCTCCGATTTGTCTCATCATGATATGATAGCATTTTGGATGAGCGTCCTCATCCCTACTAACCTTATGTTGGACTTCAGTTTTGGAGAGCAACGCACCTCAAGTTTCGAAGCATGTAACCCTCATTATTGCACTCACCAATTTGGGTTGACTCAAGATACGCCCATGCCAATTGTGTATTCAATGAATTTTCCTCCTATCTTGGCTGAGGAAAAGACTACTACTATATGTTATAATGAGGTCACCCAGCACATCCTTAAAggattcagattcttcaatTGTTTTGGGGTTCCTCATAATTACGAAGCTTTTGATCGATGGTGGGGAGATTATAAAACTTTCCTTGCAACCCGGGTTCAATAATGTCAAGGATTGTTAGGTATTCGATGATAATGTCACACCCTT
This Eucalyptus grandis isolate ANBG69807.140 chromosome 7, ASM1654582v1, whole genome shotgun sequence DNA region includes the following protein-coding sequences:
- the LOC104453349 gene encoding protein CASPARIAN STRIP INTEGRITY FACTOR 2 encodes the protein MRMGVVLLKIKISLLLILLLLPASLFTSCHAGRTFKSLDKLAKEVDASERADQEEAWKATTSSSAEKELAETNIIHERLLRANAKDYGRLDPAPAVARPQHKPVPN